CACAGCTTGGAACCATCATGAATCCGAAAGAGCCAATTTTCAGTCAAGTTTTTTAAGATGAAAGTCGGTGCTATTATTTTCAGAACAGGATTCTCATCTTGTTGAGTTGAATTCCATGTACCTCTGGTGTAGTTGCGCGCTGAGCATGGCAGTTAGACCTTTATTATTTCAGTGAAACAGCAAGCAGCCATGTTGCATTGTGAACTCCTTACAACCTTTGACTACCGAATTAACTTTAGCAAGAATAGTTTCATGTGTTTCTTGAAATCTTATCAGATCATGCTTACGAAAGAGCAGGGATGACTGATTCTGGAACTACCAAAATTTCACAAGCCGTCAAAAGAATCTGCAATGGCTACAGCAGAACTACCGAGTTTTCCCCTTTTCAAGAGACAACACAGCAGGCCGATAAGATCATTGCAGCATCTTGCCTGTTTTCTTCTCTGTGATGCTTTCTTCAGGACGCCACATCTTACACATAACAATGAACATAAGTACATAACCAATCGTCAAACAGTATGGCCACTAGATTACATGTGGGAGAGGCGCACAAACATTGGTAGTGACGGAACATATGCAAATCGAACTGTCCATGTAGAACACATGTAACAAGCAAACCAATGTACATTAAATAACGTATGAAAACTAGTTACATAGAAATAATACTTGATCTGTAGAAGAATGGCAGCAAACTTGTATGTACATATATGCTCTTTGCTAGACGTTCTGATGAAGCTTTAGAGGATTTAGCACCTGAAGAATCTAATCTTCTATTTTGTTTCTTCCAGAGGTGATAGCTTTATAGAATTGAACAGGCAAAAAGGTTAGGGTAAAGCCTGACAGTCACCATCACACCATCTCCAGATGATATATATGTAGTCTATTCctcttttttctccttttctcttctctctttgATCAATGACGAGCAACACAATGGTAGCATTGTGCATGCAGCCTCAATCAGCAGGCAAGCAGGCAGTGCTGAAAAATCATCTCCAGTTACTCCCACGAAGGCAgcaagagcaactccaagataGCCACTGACGATAGTGGCAAGGGCAAGTGCAGACATAACAAAGGCCATTACTGATCCCTCACAGCCAGCAGGACAAAGTTTTGCAATATGGACACTGAAGAATCTAATCTTCTATTTTGTTTCTTCCAGAGGTGATAGCTTTATAGAATTGAACAGGCAAAAAGGTTAGGGTAAAGCCTGACAGTCACCATCACACCATCTCCAGATGATATATATGTAGTctattcttcttttttctccttttctcttctctctttgATCAATGACGAGCAACACAATGGTAGCATTGTGCATGCAGCCTCAATCAGCAGGCAAGCAGGCAGTGCTGAAAAATCATCTCCAGTTACTCCCACGAAGGCAgcaagagcaactccaagataGCCACTGACGATAGTGGCAAGGGCAAGTGCAGACATAACAAAGGCCATTACTGATCCCTCACAGCCAGCAGGACAAAGTTTTGCAATATGGACACTGAAGGGCAGCACCTTGAAAAACATAAGACCCTCGAACAACCCAGAGAAGACAATTGTGTATATGGAGTCTGGTATTCCAATCTTCCTGTATATTCCCTGAACGAATAACACATCCGACAACATTATGAGCGCTATGGCAAACTGCAGAACTGACAGGACCTTGCGGGCAGACATTGTTTTGAAGTATTTATTGTATGACATGCTCCAGACCAAGAGAGCCACTTGCCCAAACACCTTTGATAAGCCGATAACTGATGAGTCTAGTCTTAACATTTCAGTCTGATAGAAGAACATGGTCCCAAGTAGAAAAGGTATGACAGTGTACGATAATGTAAACCATATGATTGACCAAAACATTTCAGGCATACACAGGGCACATGACAGCTCTTTGACTTGCTTGCGGATGCTGGTGAGTGCCGATAGATTGGTAGCTGCCTTTGGGAGTCTGAGGGAGCTCTCAGGTATAGCCACAGTTGTGAAGAACTGGATCACGAGAAGGATTGCAAAAAACAGAAACATGATTTTGGGAGAAAAATAACTGAGAGCAACGCCACCAAGGAGATTTCCCAAAGCACCAGCAGAGGAGCCAAACATCCAAGCAAAGGATTGAAGCTGACCTGACCCTGAGGAAGAGGTCACTTGCTTCCCAGCCTCTGCTACTATGGCATCATTGGCAACCTCACAAATGGAAGCACCAAAGTTGCTCGAGAGGAGAAAAATGGTAAGAACCGGAAGGGAAATAGCTGGCCAGAGGGCAATGGCCAACCATGAAATTGCCTGCAAGAGAGCTGCAACCAAAACAACAAAAGGCAGGTTAGCATGATGATTTCACTCCAGATTCATAAACAGTAACAGTGCAATACAATATAAGCATTTCTGGAGAATGGAGTCATTGGTATTGATAATTATGTTTTTTAAAGTTACAGAAATGTCCTTCGATGCCAGGTAGCGAGCGCCAGCTGTGCCTATTAGTTTCCAATTTTTGGCCTGACAAGACCCTCTTTGGCCTCATACCAGTTGATTGAACTAATGAATGCCCATTAATTCATCAAGTGATTTAATAAGACATAAATGATAAAATATTCCAAAAATCTCTTGGTATGCAGCTTCACTCAAGTGATGTTACCTAGTTGTTAGGACTTAGGATGGTGTTTGTAAGTTGAAACCAGGACTAAAATTATGATCTGTGCATCTACAGCTTTATGTTTTGGGTCCATTGGAACAAGATGCTTCACCATCGTTGAGGAATTTCATCATGACACTTACCGTGTGCAAGAAGACAATTTGAGGTGGACAACAAGGACTGCATCAAAAGTTGACAGCACAATCATGCACTCATTGGTTGAGAACTTTCTTGCTTTGATTTGTGAATGTGTAACACTAACAAGAGAGCAAATTTGGCGGGACACCGTGTAAAAGTTGTTGCTTTTGCAAGGCAAATCGGAAAAGAAGGAAAAGGCGAATGGTaattagaagaaaaaagaaaaggtgaaAGAGAATAAAAGGAGCGGTTAAGAAGAATCAAGAGGACAGGGCGGTGCGCGAGCATATTCTTTACGGTGGTGTCATTTACCATGGGACACACATGTACGAACAACTGGAGAGAAAAGAATGTGAAAGATCCAAGGGTGACAGCGCGAAAGGAAAGAGATGCTATTGTATATTCGAATTCCTCATTGATTACTAGCATACACTTTTGACAAAGTTGCACATGCACTCGcttgagtgaagagatatataatatattcaTGTTATACAGAAAAATAAGTAAAATTCCATCTTAGTGAGTGGGATTGTGACCAAGAAAAATAAACAAGATACATACAATTCGAAAATTCCGAAACAAGGATCCGGGGGGCAATTTGCCTATTACATAAGTTCTGTAAAGTTACGAGGAGAATGATATGACGACGACGTGAATTGGCAACGGCAGAGGTGGGTTTGGGATCTGGGCAGGAAATGCAGGAGCAGATTAGTAAAGGGGAATGGAGGAGTGGGCGTACCGCCGATGGCGACGTAGGGCAGGCGCCGGTGCCCGCGTATGGGGACGGCGTcggagaggaggccgaggagcggCTTGGCGACCATGGGCAGGTTGGCGGAGGCCTGGAGGATCTgcagcgaggaggcggcgacgcCCATGCCGTCCTTGAGGAAGAAGTTGACGCCCAGCCACGGGAACAGCCGGAACCCCTGCACCCAGAATCCGACCCCGATCACCAGCCGCCGCctggcctccgccgcggcggcctccgccgccaccttctcctccttctccatggcggccctcctcttcctcccccaaCCGtcggaattcaaatccaaatctCGCGTCGGCTCCGGATCCTCCCGAGTCCCGATCCAAGAGGAGGGGAAGGCACTGTGAGCTGGTGGGTTCTCGCACCCACACGCGTACGAGGACACGTAGAAAGGGAAAGGGTGTGGGGGAGGGATTTGATTAGTCTCGCCGGAGTTTATTATTGGCGCAGCAGATCCACGGTGCGAGGGGAAGGTGAGCACACGGCGGGAGTTCTAGAGCACACACCACTGGAGGTCtggagctccgcctccgcggcggcATAACCGAACGCCACGGATGGTGGGCTCCGCGTGTAGCCACGTTGGGCTTTTCAAGGGCCCGCAATCATGTTGGTGGGCCACCGCCAATAATCTCTTGATTGGTTCGTAAAAACTCTTCTACTGGTTGTTCACATGGGCTCTGTTTGAAACATTAGCTCATGCCTAATTTTAAGAGCTAATATTTAGCCTTAAATTAGTAGGCTAATAATTAGCCCAAGATAGGTTGTTTGAATCCATAAGCTAATGCTCACCTTGTCTCTCTCATTCTCATGTCTAGATGTGTGTGCATACTCATATTGTTGTGGAGACTATACAAAATTAGCTCCATTATCACCCCTTGGAGGGGTTCATGATTTTGGGAAGGATAATTCACTTTAGCCCAAAATTATCCCACATATTTGAATGCATGAGGgataatttggagctaaaaggtAAGGGATAACCATTATCTCTATGTATCCAAACATGCCCATAGTCACATTCATGCAGGACAATGCTGATTGTGCTTTGTGTAGCaaaaagaggaaacagttcatcGGCCCTATTTGAATACTCTAACTGAGCTAGAGATTAGAGTTAGTTTCTAGATTATGACTAGAACTAACTCTAACCAAAGAGGTGTTTAGATGTCAGGTTAAACTGATAATAAATGTATTTTTCTAATTATTTGGCTTCTTTAAACGCTTTTTGCAGCCGAATCTGTTGTGGCCAGCTTTTGTGTGACCTCCTCCCACTCACAAATGACACAAACAAATTATCTCCACAAATAAAGTAAGGAAAGTATGATAAAAATTAATTTGTCCATACAAATAACATGTGTCTCTCAAACATACAAGTCCTCAATGAAGATAAACAAAAAAAGTTTACACTCCATAAAACAAGAGAACATATcatgtgcaaaccaacctcttcgTGCAAACAATGAAAACTTAAATCTGGGCCATcaaatcaacatccaaggggaggggcgcagggggGTGGGAgggagatttgcaaaagtgtgattagccAATCCAAGGGCCGGTCCAGATTATAAAATTACCCAATTCCactggatgttgatccgatgaccCAGATTTAAGTTTATATAGTTTgtacggagaggttggtttgcacttCATACATTCCCATAAAACAAAGCATGAACTAACTCATCACAGAAGGCATTCATGTTGGTATTTTCAACAAGAGGTTCATCTTCTGGCCATCCGGATGCAGAAGAACTAGGCATTGAGTCCGCATCACAGGCATTAAATTCTCTATCTGCAATTCTGCTCTCTCGTATGAAGCTATAAACAGCCATAAAAGGCAACAATAATTCTAGCTTATAGCTTGCTTGTCCTCTGGAAATCTTGGAATGTTCAACAACATTCTAAATTTCATCTTCAACAATCCAAAAGATCGCTTTATCACATTCCTAATTTTGGCATGTGCACGATTGAAGGTCTCTTTCATACCTTGTGGCGGCGGACCATTATGCCATTGCTCGACATGGTACCTTGTACATCTATATTGTAGCACAAACGGTTTGGATACCCCGCATCAACCACATAATACTTCTCTACATATTGTGAAAGGAAGACACACAATGAGACTTAGATGAACAAGTGCAATTGAATAAAATTGCTGCAAGATAGTTTAAGTAGCAAATCTAGTGGTGGATGTGGAAATTTGTGATGATTAAGTAGTCACTTCATATTTGAATATACTCTCATGTCATGTGCTGAACCAGGCCATCCCGACAGCACAAAGGTAAATCTCATGTCGAAATCACAAATAGCAAGCACATTGGTTTCATTGTGCCTTTTCAAGTACGGAACCCTCTTACTCATAGGCACCATAAGCTTCACATGTGTCCCATCTATAGCTCCTACGCAGTCGTTGAAGTGTAGCCATAATGCTGGATTTTCTAAATTGGGGTACACCTTTGAAAATGTTGGGTCTTTAGGTACAATTATGTCATGTGCTAACCTAAGAAGACATGTCAAAACTCTGTTAAATGTCTGGCTTACTGTCTCCATAGACCTTCGAAAACGGTTGCCACCCCGTCTAACTGATTGTGGTGAACCAATAATGCATAAAAAACATAGCAAGAGCATCCACAGTTGTCATTCTTGTAGTGGCCTTCAACCCATTTGACCGAACCAAAATATTATGTAACCTTTTAAATAAAGATCTCTCAACCCTAAACATGTTGTAGCATTGGGTATCTCGAGCTAGTTGCCCATCACCCTTTCCAAGCCAGATTCTCCATTGACCCTCCTAGGTAGTTTCACAAAGTAGTTATCAGAGTACATATCTAAGAgtatctccaagagctcttgtatatATGAATAGCTAAAATCTTGATATAGCTATTATGTAAAACAAAATAGCTAGTGAAAAAGGGATAAAATccaacaacttctccaaaatctAAAAAAGGATAGCTAGCGCTTAGCGCTGGGCAAAGATGCCCAGCGGCATCCCCTGGATAGAAA
The nucleotide sequence above comes from Panicum virgatum strain AP13 chromosome 3K, P.virgatum_v5, whole genome shotgun sequence. Encoded proteins:
- the LOC120698833 gene encoding probable folate-biopterin transporter 7 isoform X2, whose amino-acid sequence is MEKEEKVAAEAAAAEARRRLVIGVGFWVQGFRLFPWLGVNFFLKDGMGVAASSLQILQASANLPMVAKPLLGLLSDAVPIRGHRRLPYVAIGALLQAISWLAIALWPAISLPVLTIFLLSSNFGASICEVANDAIVAEAGKQVTSSSGSGQLQSFAWMFGSSAGALGNLLGGVALSYFSPKIMFLFFAILLVIQFFTTVAIPESSLRLPKAATNLSALTSIRKQVKELSCALCMPEMFWSIIWFTLSYTVIPFLLGTMFFYQTEMLRLDSSVIGLSKVFGQVALLVWSMSYNKYFKTMSARKVLSVLQFAIALIMLSDVLFVQGIYRKIGIPDSIYTIVFSGLFEGLMFFKVLPFSVHIAKLCPAGCEGSVMAFVMSALALATIVSGYLGVALAAFVGVTGDDFSALPACLLIEAACTMLPLCCSSLIKERREKEKKEE
- the LOC120698833 gene encoding probable folate-biopterin transporter 7 isoform X1 — encoded protein: MEKEEKVAAEAAAAEARRRLVIGVGFWVQGFRLFPWLGVNFFLKDGMGVAASSLQILQASANLPMVAKPLLGLLSDAVPIRGHRRLPYVAIGALLQAISWLAIALWPAISLPVLTIFLLSSNFGASICEVANDAIVAEAGKQVTSSSGSGQLQSFAWMFGSSAGALGNLLGGVALSYFSPKIMFLFFAILLVIQFFTTVAIPESSLRLPKAATNLSALTSIRKQVKELSCALCMPEMFWSIIWFTLSYTVIPFLLGTMFFYQTEMLRLDSSVIGLSKVFGQVALLVWSMSYNKYFKTMSARKVLSVLQFAIALIMLSDVLFVQGIYRKIGIPDSIYTIVFSGLFEGLMFFKVLPFSVHIAKLCPAGCEGSVMAFVMSALALATIVSGYLGVALAAFVGVTGDDFSALPACLLIEAACTMLPLCCSSLIKERREKEKKEE
- the LOC120698833 gene encoding probable folate-biopterin transporter 7 isoform X3 — protein: MQSLLSTSNCLLAHALLQAISWLAIALWPAISLPVLTIFLLSSNFGASICEVANDAIVAEAGKQVTSSSGSGQLQSFAWMFGSSAGALGNLLGGVALSYFSPKIMFLFFAILLVIQFFTTVAIPESSLRLPKAATNLSALTSIRKQVKELSCALCMPEMFWSIIWFTLSYTVIPFLLGTMFFYQTEMLRLDSSVIGLSKVFGQVALLVWSMSYNKYFKTMSARKVLSVLQFAIALIMLSDVLFVQGIYRKIGIPDSIYTIVFSGLFEGLMFFKVLPFSVHIAKLCPAGCEGSVMAFVMSALALATIVSGYLGVALAAFVGVTGDDFSALPACLLIEAACTMLPLCCSSLIKERREKEKKEE
- the LOC120698833 gene encoding probable folate-biopterin transporter 7 isoform X4; the protein is MEKEEKVAAEAAAAEARRRLVIGVGFWVQGFRLFPWLGVNFFLKDGMGVAASSLQILQASANLPMVAKPLLGLLSDAVPIRGHRRLPYVAIGALLQAISWLAIALWPAISLPVLTIFLLSSNFGASICEVANDAIVAEAGKQVTSSSGSVLHNCGYT